The DNA window TGGTGATGAAGCCGTGCTGGAGCCAGTCGGGCAACGCGCCGCGACCTTCCTTGGTAGATCCCGTGGCATCGCGAGGATCGTGGTTGTTGGGCGGGACCACCTCTGCGTTCTTCACCATGGAGGCAAATGCCTCGGTCCAGTTGACCTTGCCGCGGACACCCTTAATGAACGCGTCGGCAAAGACGTTGTCGCTGTTGCTGCCTCCCTGGACCGCCCCGTTTGCGAACGACGACCGCCCGTCGGACACCCAGCCCTCGTGCCGGCCAATGTCAATCATGGACCTCAGGAGCTCCTCGTAGTACGACGGCTGCAGGATGTGCAACAGAGGCGTGGTGCAGCGATACTAAAACCAGCGTCAACCCCTCACGcccgggcaggcagacaCTGTCGGGAGAGACTTACCAGATCCCAAAAGGTGAAGATGTCATCGTAGTACGGCTCCTGAGACTTCCACAGGGGGTTCTCCCCGGTCTTGTTGGTGGGCAGCAGGTGCATAAAGTAGAGCGCCGAATACAGCTGGTTCAGCCGCGTCTTGTTCGTATCTGTCGTGGTCACCTTGCTGAACACCTGCGAGTTCCAAGCGTCGCGCGTCTCCTGCCGAAGCTTGCTCAGCGTAGTGTTGGCGGTGATTTCCCTGTCGAGGTTGGAGCAggcttgggcggcggagatgaaggagacgccgacgcgggaGACGACCGATGTCTGTTTGAACGTGAAGACGGCCCCGAGCCTCGCCTTGTTGGACTGGTAGCTTGGCTCCTGGGAAAAGGCGACAAGCTTGTCCGAAGTCTTGTCTGCGCCCAAGAAGGTCTTGTAAGTCGCAGGCGCGTCGAACCTGCCGCAGAAATACACGGTCCACGGTCCGGCTCGGTTCCATCCCTATCATCGCCCATGTCGAGTCAGCATAGTTGACACTTACAAGCCaaagagaggaagagagacaGAGCACATGTAAGTGGCTGTGACACGGAAAAGCCGGGTCTCACATTATCGTAGGTCCCGAAGCCCGTGTAGGATAGATGCCCGGATGCTTGCTTGTGAACTGTGATATTGCCGCCGAGATAATGCTGTTCCAGCCCCATGCCGCGGTACGACGGCAGCACGTGGGAcacgtcgacgaccacgTTGAGGCCATCGCTGCCCTTGGGGAACGTATACTTGTACatgccggccttggccgacgccgccaactcGACCAATGCGCCGGACTTGAGGCTCGACCTGTAGTACCCGACCTCTGTGAAGTCGGGTGCGGCCCGCATAGCTCTCATGGCGTTGGACAGAGGATTCTTGATGGGTCCGACGATGGGCATCTGCGATACGACGCCGTACttgggcgcgccgccagtgCCGCTCTCGTGCAGCATCGAGAAGCCAATGAAGTCGCCCGTTGGTAG is part of the Purpureocillium takamizusanense chromosome 7, complete sequence genome and encodes:
- a CDS encoding uncharacterized protein (EggNog:ENOG503NWHY~COG:G~CAZy:GH92~SECRETED:SignalP(1-17~SECRETED:cutsite=ALA-VD~SECRETED:prob=0.8199)); its protein translation is MRLTICLQSLLSAAALAVDLSQYALTNTGSIDGGNTFPGVSRPLGMVKLGPDLQTGKDAYSGYLPTGDFIGFSMLHESGTGGAPKYGVVSQMPIVGPIKNPLSNAMRAMRAAPDFTEVGYYRSSLKSGALVELAASAKAGMYKYTFPKGSDGLNVVVDVSHVLPSYRGMGLEQHYLGGNITVHKQASGHLSYTGFGTYDNGWNRAGPWTVYFCGRFDAPATYKTFLGADKTSDKLVAFSQEPSYQSNKARLGAVFTFKQTSVVSRVGVSFISAAQACSNLDREITANTTLSKLRQETRDAWNSQVFSKVTTTDTNKTRLNQLYSALYFMHLLPTNKTGENPLWKSQEPYYDDIFTFWDLYRCTTPLLHILQPSYYEELLRSMIDIGRHEGWVSDGRSSFANGAVQGGSNSDNVFADAFIKGVRGKVNWTEAFASMVKNAEVVPPNNHDPRDATGSTKEGRGALPDWLQHGFITTKFARSVSRAVEYSVNDFSLAVVAAGLDREDGFDKYLNRSQHWRNQWNPDMKALGFSGFLGPRDSKGFIKQDPLSCGGCYWGDKYYQALPWEYSFNAHHDMAHLIKLMGGAERFVARLETTFKPNVASGNAQFGHTLFNPGNEPSFTTPYLYNYVNRQDLAVRRSRFVAKSYYAPKPGGLPGNSDAGAMESWLLWNMIGLYPMTGQPYFLVGSPWFSDLTINLGGGGGGGKTNKKKEKKQLVVKANGGGEDRFYVQSLKVNGKAWNKSWVTWDDIFARGGTLEFELGPHPKNWTTGVPPPSMASLSPDQASKLAELWSQGKS